From the Rhinatrema bivittatum chromosome 7, aRhiBiv1.1, whole genome shotgun sequence genome, one window contains:
- the HAS3 gene encoding hyaluronan synthase 3, translating into MTVKLKAALRVFGTSLFAVLVLGGILAAYVTGYQFIHTERHYLSFGLYGAILGLHLFIQSLFAFLEHRQMRLEGRQLKLRSSVALCIAAYQEDPDYLKKCLSSVKRISYPDLKVVMVVDGNSQDDNYMLDIFNEIMGSEKTGSYVWRSNYHEKGADETEPSLQEGMKRVQEVVRNSDFSCILQKWGGKREVMYTAFRALGDSVDYVQVCDSDTVLDPACTAEMLRILEEDPRVGGVGGDVQILNKYDSWISFLSSVRYWMAFNVERACQSYFGCVQCISGPLGMYRNCLLQHFLEDWYHQTFLGKKCSFGDDRHLTNRVLSLGYRTKYTARSKCLTETPTKYLRWLNQQTRWSKSYFREWLYNALWFHKHHLWMTYESVITGFFPFFLMATVIQLFYRGRIWNILLFLLTVQLVGIIKAIYACFLRGNAEMIFMSLYSLLYMSSLLPAKLFALTTINKSSWGTSGRRKIVVNFMGLIPVSIWFSVLLGGLSYTAYYQSRDPLSDTEIAFLISGTVLYGCYWMALLTLYLAIIARRCGKQQEQYSLAFAEV; encoded by the exons ATGACAGTGAAACTGAAGGCAGCTCTGCGTGTTTTTGGCACCAGCCTTTTTGCCGTGCTAGTCTTGGGGGGTATCCTGGCAGCCTATGTCACCGGTTACCAGTTCATTCACACCGAGAGGCACTACCTGTCCTTTGGATTGTATGGCGCTATTCTGGGTTTGCACCTCTTTATCCAGAGCCTCTTTGCCTTTCTGGAGCACCGACAGATGCGACTGGAAGGGCGCCAGCTGAAGCTGCGCAGCTCGGTGGCACTGTGCATTGCAGCCTACCAGGAGGACCCTGATTATCTGAAGAAATGCTTAAGCTCGGTGAAGCGTATCTCCTACCCGGACCTcaaggtggtgatggtggtggatgGCAATTCCCAGGATGACAACTACATGCTGGATATCTTCAATGAAATTATGGGCTCTGAGAAGACCGGCTCCTATGTGTGGAGGAGTAACTACCATGAGAAGGGAGCAGATGAGACAGAGCCCAGTCTGCAAGAGGGCATGAAGAGAGTGCAGGAGGTGGTGAGGAATTCTGACTTTTCCTGCATCCTGCAGAAATGGGGCGGCAAGCGGGAGGTGATGTACACGGCCTTCAGGGCTCTGGGCGACTCTGTGGATTATGTCCAG GTGTGCGACTCAGACACAGTCCTGGACCCTGCCTGCACTGCAGAAATGCTGAGAATCTTGGAGGAGGATCCTCGAGTTGGTGGTGTTGGGGGAGATGTGCAG ATTTTGAACAAGTATGATTCATGGATCTCCTTCCTTAGCAGCGTGAGGTACTGGATGGCCTTCAACGTGGAGCGAGCTTGCCAGTCCTACTTTGGCTGTGTTCAGTGTATCAGTGGGCCGCTGGGCATGTACCGTAACTGCCTCTTGCAGCACTTCCTGGAGGATTGGTACCATCAGACCTTCCTGGGGAAGAAGTGCAGCTTTGGGGATGATCGACACCTGACCAATCGGGTCTTGAGTCTTGGCTACAGGACTAAGTACACAGCCCGCTCCAAGTGCCTGACAGAGACTCCCACCAAGTACCTGCGATGGCTGAACCAGCAGACACGCTGGAGTAAGTCCTACTTCAGGGAATGGCTCTACAATGCTCTCTGGTTCCACAAGCACCATCTCTGGATGACCTATGAATCTGTGATCACTGGCTTCTTCCCTTTTTTCCTTATGGCCACTGTCATCCAGCTCTTCTACCGTGGCCGTATCTGGAACATCTTGCTCTTTCTACTGACAGTGCAGCTAGTGGGGATCATCAAAGCCATATATGCCTGCTTCCTGCGAGGGAATGCCGAGATGATCTTCATGTCACTCTACTCCCTCCTCTACATGTCAAGCCTCCTGCCAGCCAAACTCTTTGCCCTGACTACCATTAACAAATCAAGCTGGGGCACCTCCGGACGCAGGAAAATTGTGGTAAATTTCATGGGGTTGATCCCTGTGTCCATCTGGTTCTCTGTCCTGCTGGGAGGCCTGTCTTACACAGCATACTATCAGAGCAGAGACCCGCTCAGCGACACGGAGATTGCCTTCCTGATCTCAGGCACAGTCCTATATGGCTGTTACTGGATGGCACTGCTCACCTTGTACCTGGCAATCATTGCTCGACGCTGTGGCAAACAGCAAGAACAATACAGCCTGGCCTTTGCAgaagtgtga